AGGTATTCATTAATTTCAAAGAATAGTAATCCATTGTCTGATAAGTTTTTCAGAGCAAAATCGGCAATTGCTTCATAAAATATTAGCGGATTTTCATTGCTTACAAACAATGCCCTATGTGGTTCATTAGCTAATACATTTTGATGCATTGATGGTTTCTCATCTTCTTTGATGTATGGAGGGTTGCTAACGATGATTGAGATGGGTAATGGAAGATGTAAAACGGAAGATGTAAGAATATCATCCTTAATAAACTCAACTTTAACATTGTTTAAATTAGCATTTTGCTTTGCTGTTTCTATCGTATCTGCTGCAATGTCTAATGCATAAACTTTTGTGTGGGGAAGGTTTTTCTTTAGCGAAATAGCTATACAACCGCTTCCTGTGCCAATATCAAGTATAGTTGGGAGTTGATGGTTTGTAGTTTGGAGTAATGAATTGCCAACTGAAAACTGAGAACTGCAAACTGTAATAATCCATTCCACCAATTCTTCTGTTTCTGGTCTTGGAATTAATACAGATTCATCTACTTTAAAGGTTAAACCATAAAAATGAGCTTCGCCTAAAACGTATTGAATTGGCCTTCCAGTCTTTAGTTCATTTAAAATAGTAAGAAACTTAGCAACTTTTTCATCTGTTATTTCTAATTCTTTTTTTAATAGATAATCAGCTCTGCCAAAATTTAAAAGATGTTGAAGTGTAACCAAAAACAAAGCATGACTTTCATCTTCCTGATAAATAGCGGTTAAGCTTTCATTAAAATTTTGAGCTAATTGTTTTAATTGCATTTGCTGTAAAAATAGTGATAATCATACGAATTGAATGCGCAAATCAAAAATCTTAAATCGAAAATATAACCTACATTTGTAGCAATGACCGATGAACTTTATATGCAACGCTGCCTTGAATTGGCAAAATTAGGAATGGGAAATGTGAGCCCAAACCCTATGGTTGGTTGCGTAATTGTTCATGAAGGTCAAATAATCGGCGAAGGTTATCATCAGAAAATTGGTGAAGCCCATGCTGAAGTAAATGCCATTAATAATGTATTTTCAAACTTTGTTGAAGCAGCCCCTGCCCTTTTAAAAAATGCCACGGCCTATGTGAGTTTAGAACCTTGCGCTCATTTCGGAAAAACTCCACCTTGTGCAGATTTGCTGGTTAAACATCAACTCAAAAAAGTTGTAATCGGCAACACAGACCCGTTTTCTGAAGTAAATGGAAAAGGGATTGAAAAGCTAAAATCAGCTGGTATTGCAGTCGAAACTGGAATTTTAGAAAAAGAATGTTCTTATCTAAATCGAAGGTTTTTTACCCGAATTAAACAGCAAAGACCATTTATAATTTTAAAATGGGCGCAAACCGCTAACGGTTTTTTCGCACCAGCGGATGACTCTCAGCAATGGATTTCTGGACCATTGGCAAAACAATACACCCACCTGTGGAGAACTGAAGAAGATGCAATTTTAGTTGGTAAAAAAACTGCATTGGTTGATAATCCTCAGTTAACAGCTAGAAATGTTGAGGGGAAAAATCCAATCAGAATAATAATTGATAAAAATTTATCCATTCCATCAACCCATTACATTTATAACAAGGAAGCAAAAACAATTATCTTCAACGAAGTTAAAACCGATGTTACTGATAATATCTACTTTGTGCAGATGGAAGACATGCAGTTTTATTTAGCTCAAAAATTAGCCTTTCAGTTGTATTTAATGGATATTCAATCTGTAATTATTGAAGGTGGAGCCCAAATGCTAAACCAGTTTATTGAAGCAGGTTTATGGGATGAAGCAAGAGTTTTTACAGCCAAAACAGTTTGGGAAAATGGTATTAAAGCGCCACAGTTAATTGGAAATGTAATTGAACATATGCAAATTGGCGATGATGAATTAACAATAACTCAGCATATATAAAGAATGATTTATTTAATATTAAGTATAATTTGTAGCGTTACGGTTGGTGTTCTTTTAAAATTGGCCAAACGTTATCAAATTAATATCATGCAAGCCGTAACGTGGAACTATCTATTCGCTATTGGCTTGAGTGTTTTTTTCTTTAAACCAGATTTTAGCACTATTGGTACGCATATCAGCACACCAATTTACTTTGCAATAGGCATTTTACTTCCTGTTATATTTTTGGTTCAAGGTTTTGCTGTAAGATTAACAGGTTTGGCAAGAACAGATATTGCACAACGTTTATCCTTATTTATATCACTTTGTGCAGCTTATTTCTTATTCAATGAGCATTTTGACCGTTTAAAATATGTAGGTCTAATTTTAGGTTTTATTGCCATCATTTTCACAATGTACCGTAAATCTGGAAATCCCTCTTCTAAAAATGGTTGGTTGTATTTGCTACTTGTTTTTGTAGGTTTTGGCACCATAGATGTTTGTTTCAAATTAGTTAGTCAAATTACCGTTATCCCTTATACAACATCGCTTTTCATTATTTTCTGCATTGCTTTTATTTTATCGCTTATCTACATTTTGTATTTGGCAATAACCAAGAAAACCAAATTACAGTTGATAAATTTTATATGCGGCTGTATCCTTGGTTTATTCAATTTTGGTAATATTCTATTTTATCTAAAAGCGCACAAAGCGATGTCAGATAATCCTTCTACTGTATTTGCAGCAATGAATATCGGGGTTATCATAGCTGGAAGTTTTATTGGAATTGTGATATTCAAAGAGCGTTTAAGCAAATGGAATTACTTCGGACTAGCCTTAGCATTAGCAGCAATAATCTTGATCACTTTATCGAAATTACATGCTGTTCGATGATACTTACCAAACTATTTTAAAAACCTCCGAAGGTATTTTTAGGGATAAAGGCAGTAAGTTTATCGCCTATGCTTATCCTTTAAAGAGTGAGACTGAAGTTAAGGAAATCATTGCTAAATTAAGGGGTGAACATACAAAAGCTAGGCATTTCTGCTGGGCTTTACGTTTAACCCCAGATAGAAATGTATTCAAGCTAAATGATGATGGAGAACCGTCTGGCACCGCTGGTCGACCGATTTTAAACACACTACTTTCTGCAGATATCACCAATATTTTAGTTGTAGTTGTTCGCTATTTTGGCGGAACCTTATTAGGCGTTGCTGGTTTAATTAATGCTTATAAAACCGCTACGGTAGAGGCAATTAAAGAAAATAAAATCGTTACTAAAACTGTAAATGACATTTACCAACTTAACTTTGATTATTTGGCAATGAATCAAGTCATGCGAATTGTAAAAGACGAAAACTTAGAAATTATAAACCAAGAATTTGACACCAATTGTGTAATCAAGTTTGAAGTCCGCAAATCTAATCTCAACATTGTTTTAGGTAAATTGGAAAAGGTTGAGGGAATTGAGCTAAGGTATTTGGCGACTGTTTAGCGGACCGTCATTTCGACGATAGGAGAAATCTGTTAAGCAACTCGACTTATAGATATCACCTCGCTGCGCTGCGTTCGATATGATGTTGCTAGCTAGATGAACCAACAAACTATTTTTATTAAGTTTGTTATTCCTTTCCCGTAAGCTAAAGCAAAGGGCAATGTTGAGCAAAGCGAAATCCCGATTTTTCGGGAAACAAATGACACTAATGAACCATTTATGAAATTATCAGAAGCCGATTTAATCATCAATCCAGATGGAAGTATTTATCATCTAAACCTATTACCAGAAGATATTGCTGATACAATAATCACAGTGGGGGATTTAGACCGTGTTGGAGAAATAAGTAAATACTTTGATTCAATAGAGCTTAAAAAGGGTAAAAGAGAGTTCATTACACACACAGGCTATTTGGGTAAAAAACGAATCACCGTTATTTCAACAGGTATTGGTACTGATAATATCGATATCGTTTTTAATGAATTAGATGCTTTGGTTAACATCGATTTCGAAACAAGGGAGATTAAAAAAGAACTAAAATCCTTGAATATCATTCGTGTGGGTACATCTGGGGCTGTTCAACCAGATATCCCTATGGGAACAATTCTAGCTTCTACTTATGGCTTAGGTTTTGATGCCTTGATGCATTATTACATTCAACAAATGTCTGGAGATGAACATAGTTTATTAGATAGCATTAAATCTCACTTTTCGCATATCAAAGGGATTCATCCCTACTTAACTGCCGCAGATTCTACTTTACTGCAAACGGTAGGTAAAGACATGGAAAAAGGAATTACAGTTACAGCACCAGGATTTTATGCACCACAAGGCCGACAAGTAAGAGCTAAAAATGCAGTTCCGAATTTTATCAGTCAATTAAATAGTTTTAAAGGTGGGACAAATAGAATTACCAATTTAGAAATGGAAACAGCTGGCATTTATGCCCTAGCTAAAACACTAGGACATAAAGCACTCTCTGTTAATGCAATTTTGGCTAGTCGTGTTAAATTTGAATTTAGCAATGATCCTAATAAAATTGTAGATAAAGCAATTCAAATGGTACTTGACAGAATTTAATTTAGGCTTCTGGAATTTTCTCTACCACTAGTTCGTTTCCAGCTGTATCTAAATAAGTAACCGTCATCTCATTTAAATCTGTAACCCACTTCTCCACCCCTGCTACTGCAGCTTGCCTACAAAAAGTTTGGTAATCGGTTTCTCCATTTTGATGAACCTTTAGAGCTTCGCGAATGCCACTTATTGATGATTCTGGTTCAATAATCAAATCTTCATAAATCGGCGGACCTTGAACTGTTTCATCACCTTCGCCAAAATAAGTAGACATACCGTTAATAACGTACACATCATTTCTGGTAACGCCCATCGCTTTAAGTTCTTGAATAAAAGCTGGAAAATCTGCGCCGCTTTTTACTTTTGATTCTGCGATATGTATTTCTTCTAGGTTAAGCATAATTTCTAAATTTATTGACTTACAACTTTGTAAATCGTGGTTTGGCTGTACACCTCATCAGGTTGTAAAACCGTGCTAGGAAAATCAGGAATGTTAATGCCATTTGGATGATGTTGCGTTTCTACACAAAAAGCATCAAATTCATTATAATCCACACCTCCTTTTCCATTTTTTACCCCTAAATATTTAGAGGTGTATAAATGGGCAACAGGTTCTGTACTATACACTAACAAAGTTAAGCCACTATTGGTTTCAGTAGTTTTACTAGCTAATGTCAAGCTTCCATATTCTTTATCTAAAACATAGGTTTGATCGTAACCTAACTTTTCATCCCAACCATCACCAATGGCTTTGCCTTTTCTAAAATCGTGATGCGTTCCTTCCACAGGCAATAGTTTTCCTGTTACCACACTGTTAGAATCTTGTTCCAGCCAGTATGAGACATTCATCTGATGAATATGATTTTTTATGTTTCCACCAGTTGGTGATAGGTTAAAATAGCTATGATGAGTTAAATTTACGGCTGTAGCTTCATCGGTATCTCCAGAATACGTTAAAATTAATTCATCATTATTGGTTAACTCAAAACTTAATTGAATCGCTAAATCGCCAGGAAAATTCTCTTCGCCATCAAGGCTGAAATATTGAAAAGTAACCTTTGCATGAGGTTCTTCAGCAATGTCGATTATGTCCCAAACTTTTTTGTCAAACCCTTCTACCCCACCGTGCAAACAATCATCACCATTGGTTTGAGCTAGTTGATATTCAACTCCATCTATTTCAAATTTCCCACCTTTAATTCTATTGGCATAACGACCAATAATAGCTCCCAAATATGGGTAATTTTTTAAGTAATCTGGGTTAATATATCCTTCAAATTCATCAAATCCTAAAACGATATCTTGTTTATCGCCCTTGGCATTTGTAACTATAAATTTGTTGATGATGGTACCATAATTGAAAATCTTTACCAAACTGCCTTTGTCATTGGTTAATTCGACCGCAATTACTTCTTTTTTATCAATAAAAATGCCTGTATTTATTTGCTTTACTTTCATAAATTGTATCTTAGCTTGCTGGCTAAATTACAATTTAAACTCAGAAATATTCCAGTAAAATATTTTTTATGAAAGACCAATTAGTAGATAAATTTTTAGAGAAATACAATCAACAACCAACCGCATCTTACTTCGCTCCAGGTAGAGTAAATTTAATAGGAGAACATATTGATTATAATGGCGGATTAGTAATGCCATGTGCCATCACAGCAGGTACTTGGTTACTTTTAGCACCAAACAATGATAATGTAATTAGATTTAGTAGTGTGAATTTTGAAGGCGATAAAACCATTGAAATTCAAAAAAGCTACACAAAAAATGGAAATGATTGGTATAACTATCCATTAGGTGTTTTTCATGAATTACAACAGTTCGATTGGCTTTCAGGTGGATTAGATTTATTGTATTTTGGAAACATCCCAATTGGCTCTGGTTTATCATCTTCTGCATCTATTGAGATTTTAACCGCTTATGCTTTAAACGATTATTATAATTTAGGTCACGATAAACTAGAATTAGTTAAACTTTCTAAAAGAGTAGAAAATATCTTCATTGGTTTAAATTCTGGTATCATGGATCAGTTTTCTGTTGCTTTTGGTGAAGCTAACAAAGCCATTGTGTTAAACTGTGATTCATTGAAATACAAAATTGTAGATTGTGATTTAGGTGATTACGTTTTGGCAATTATCAATACAAATAAAGCTAGAAAACTTGAAGAATCTAAATACAATGAAAGGTATGAAGAGTGCCAAACTGCTTTGAAGACCTTACAAACAGCAATTAACATTAACAACCTATGTGAGTTAACGGCAGAGAAATTTGCATTACATAGTCATTTAATTACTGATGAAACTGTTTTAAAAAGAACAACTCACGTAGTGAAGGAAAATGATAGGGTTCATTTAGCTGCTAAAGCATTAAACGCAGGACAATTAGAAGAGTTTGGTAGATTAATGTATGCTTCACATCAATCTTTAAGAGAATTGTATGAAGTTTCTGGAAAAGAATTAGATGCTGTGGTAGATTTCTGTAAGGATTACGAACATGTTATTGGTGCAAGAATGACTGGTGCTGGTTTTGGTGGTTGTGCCATTGCTCTGCTTAAAAAGGGACAAGAAGAAGACTTTGCTAAAAAACTAACTGATTATTATGTAGACAAAGTTGGCTATCCTGCTGCAATTTATGTACATCAGATTGGTAATGGTGTGGGAAGAATTTAATTTAGCCGCAGATTCGCAGATTATGATTTCCCTGGTTGATGTCCCCACCAACCAAAAATTAAATTACTAAAAATTAAAATCACAGAGAAGTTATGGCTATGGACCTGTGGTAAAACCAAACAATGAGAAAACTAAAACTCGACGAACTTAATCGTGTAGATATCCAAGAATTTAAAGAGCAAGAAAAACTGCCTGTTGTTGTGGTATTAGATAATGTGAGAAGTATGCACAACGTAGGTTCTGTTTTTCGCACGGCGGATGGATTCTCAATCGAAAAAGTAATTCTTTGTGGCATTACTGCACAACCCCCGCACCGTGAGATAGAAAAAACTGCCTTAGGTGCAACACAATCTGTAGAATGGGAACATTTTGAAGATACTTTAGCTGCCATTGATTCACTAAGGGAACAAGGTTATCAAATCATCGCCATTGAACAAGCTGAAAATAGCACCATGCTTAATACTTTTAAACCTTCAGTAGCTGCAAAATATGCTTTGATTTTTGGTAATGAAGTAAATGGTGTAAGTGACGAAGCCATGCAAAATATTGATGAATGTATCGAAATCCCGCAATTTGGAACAAAACACTCTTTTAACATTGTAATTTCTGCAGGTATTGTGCTTTGGGATTTCTTCGCGAAATTAAGATTGTAGTTTTGTCATCCTGAGCTTGTCGAAGGACAGACCGACCAATAATTAAACGACATTATGGAAAACCTACTTTTAAAAAAGCTTCAAATCAAATCTGGTTTCAAAGTTAAAGTATTAAATGCGCCAGAAAACTTTACAAATATCGTTGGTGATATTTCGTCAGATATAACTGTAGCATTTAATGATGTAGAAAACTATAGTGGTTTATTAATTTTCGCTATTACAAAAGCTGAGCTATTAGCTGCGTTAAATCAAGAAGCCAAGTTGATTAATGATAAAACCATCTGTTGGATTCTTTATCCTAAAGCAAAATCTAAATTGGCTAGCGACTTAAATTTAATGATGGGTTGGGACTATTTAAAGACCTTCAATTTAACACCTTGTGCATCTGCAGCGATAAATGAAACTTGGACTGCCATAAGAATTAAACCTGTTGAAGCACAAAAGAAATCTGGTCGTGGTAATGCAGAAATACAAACCAGCGATTACAGCAATTATGTTGATGTTGCCAATAAAACTGTAACACTTCCAGAAGATTTAAAAGCAGAATTA
The sequence above is drawn from the Pedobacter frigiditerrae genome and encodes:
- the prmC gene encoding peptide chain release factor N(5)-glutamine methyltransferase is translated as MQLKQLAQNFNESLTAIYQEDESHALFLVTLQHLLNFGRADYLLKKELEITDEKVAKFLTILNELKTGRPIQYVLGEAHFYGLTFKVDESVLIPRPETEELVEWIITVCSSQFSVGNSLLQTTNHQLPTILDIGTGSGCIAISLKKNLPHTKVYALDIAADTIETAKQNANLNNVKVEFIKDDILTSSVLHLPLPISIIVSNPPYIKEDEKPSMHQNVLANEPHRALFVSNENPLIFYEAIADFALKNLSDNGLLFFEINEYLGEQTVNLLKDKGFKNIELRKDMQGKDRMIKTNPPTPKGGFSGR
- a CDS encoding DUF1398 domain-containing protein, whose protein sequence is MLNLEEIHIAESKVKSGADFPAFIQELKAMGVTRNDVYVINGMSTYFGEGDETVQGPPIYEDLIIEPESSISGIREALKVHQNGETDYQTFCRQAAVAGVEKWVTDLNEMTVTYLDTAGNELVVEKIPEA
- a CDS encoding YigZ family protein, yielding MLFDDTYQTILKTSEGIFRDKGSKFIAYAYPLKSETEVKEIIAKLRGEHTKARHFCWALRLTPDRNVFKLNDDGEPSGTAGRPILNTLLSADITNILVVVVRYFGGTLLGVAGLINAYKTATVEAIKENKIVTKTVNDIYQLNFDYLAMNQVMRIVKDENLEIINQEFDTNCVIKFEVRKSNLNIVLGKLEKVEGIELRYLATV
- a CDS encoding aldose epimerase family protein, with product MKVKQINTGIFIDKKEVIAVELTNDKGSLVKIFNYGTIINKFIVTNAKGDKQDIVLGFDEFEGYINPDYLKNYPYLGAIIGRYANRIKGGKFEIDGVEYQLAQTNGDDCLHGGVEGFDKKVWDIIDIAEEPHAKVTFQYFSLDGEENFPGDLAIQLSFELTNNDELILTYSGDTDEATAVNLTHHSYFNLSPTGGNIKNHIHQMNVSYWLEQDSNSVVTGKLLPVEGTHHDFRKGKAIGDGWDEKLGYDQTYVLDKEYGSLTLASKTTETNSGLTLLVYSTEPVAHLYTSKYLGVKNGKGGVDYNEFDAFCVETQHHPNGINIPDFPSTVLQPDEVYSQTTIYKVVSQ
- a CDS encoding nucleoside phosphorylase; this encodes MKLSEADLIINPDGSIYHLNLLPEDIADTIITVGDLDRVGEISKYFDSIELKKGKREFITHTGYLGKKRITVISTGIGTDNIDIVFNELDALVNIDFETREIKKELKSLNIIRVGTSGAVQPDIPMGTILASTYGLGFDALMHYYIQQMSGDEHSLLDSIKSHFSHIKGIHPYLTAADSTLLQTVGKDMEKGITVTAPGFYAPQGRQVRAKNAVPNFISQLNSFKGGTNRITNLEMETAGIYALAKTLGHKALSVNAILASRVKFEFSNDPNKIVDKAIQMVLDRI
- a CDS encoding galactokinase, yielding MKDQLVDKFLEKYNQQPTASYFAPGRVNLIGEHIDYNGGLVMPCAITAGTWLLLAPNNDNVIRFSSVNFEGDKTIEIQKSYTKNGNDWYNYPLGVFHELQQFDWLSGGLDLLYFGNIPIGSGLSSSASIEILTAYALNDYYNLGHDKLELVKLSKRVENIFIGLNSGIMDQFSVAFGEANKAIVLNCDSLKYKIVDCDLGDYVLAIINTNKARKLEESKYNERYEECQTALKTLQTAININNLCELTAEKFALHSHLITDETVLKRTTHVVKENDRVHLAAKALNAGQLEEFGRLMYASHQSLRELYEVSGKELDAVVDFCKDYEHVIGARMTGAGFGGCAIALLKKGQEEDFAKKLTDYYVDKVGYPAAIYVHQIGNGVGRI
- the ribD gene encoding bifunctional diaminohydroxyphosphoribosylaminopyrimidine deaminase/5-amino-6-(5-phosphoribosylamino)uracil reductase RibD, whose translation is MTDELYMQRCLELAKLGMGNVSPNPMVGCVIVHEGQIIGEGYHQKIGEAHAEVNAINNVFSNFVEAAPALLKNATAYVSLEPCAHFGKTPPCADLLVKHQLKKVVIGNTDPFSEVNGKGIEKLKSAGIAVETGILEKECSYLNRRFFTRIKQQRPFIILKWAQTANGFFAPADDSQQWISGPLAKQYTHLWRTEEDAILVGKKTALVDNPQLTARNVEGKNPIRIIIDKNLSIPSTHYIYNKEAKTIIFNEVKTDVTDNIYFVQMEDMQFYLAQKLAFQLYLMDIQSVIIEGGAQMLNQFIEAGLWDEARVFTAKTVWENGIKAPQLIGNVIEHMQIGDDELTITQHI
- a CDS encoding YdeI/OmpD-associated family protein produces the protein MENLLLKKLQIKSGFKVKVLNAPENFTNIVGDISSDITVAFNDVENYSGLLIFAITKAELLAALNQEAKLINDKTICWILYPKAKSKLASDLNLMMGWDYLKTFNLTPCASAAINETWTAIRIKPVEAQKKSGRGNAEIQTSDYSNYVDVANKTVTLPEDLKAELAQHSNALSFYESLSYSNRKEYVLWIITAKQEKTRLERIQKTVEKLLDGKKNPTEK
- a CDS encoding EamA family transporter, giving the protein MIYLILSIICSVTVGVLLKLAKRYQINIMQAVTWNYLFAIGLSVFFFKPDFSTIGTHISTPIYFAIGILLPVIFLVQGFAVRLTGLARTDIAQRLSLFISLCAAYFLFNEHFDRLKYVGLILGFIAIIFTMYRKSGNPSSKNGWLYLLLVFVGFGTIDVCFKLVSQITVIPYTTSLFIIFCIAFILSLIYILYLAITKKTKLQLINFICGCILGLFNFGNILFYLKAHKAMSDNPSTVFAAMNIGVIIAGSFIGIVIFKERLSKWNYFGLALALAAIILITLSKLHAVR
- a CDS encoding RNA methyltransferase, whose amino-acid sequence is MRKLKLDELNRVDIQEFKEQEKLPVVVVLDNVRSMHNVGSVFRTADGFSIEKVILCGITAQPPHREIEKTALGATQSVEWEHFEDTLAAIDSLREQGYQIIAIEQAENSTMLNTFKPSVAAKYALIFGNEVNGVSDEAMQNIDECIEIPQFGTKHSFNIVISAGIVLWDFFAKLRL